In the Serinus canaria isolate serCan28SL12 chromosome 22, serCan2020, whole genome shotgun sequence genome, one interval contains:
- the ZNF703 gene encoding zinc finger protein 703, translated as MSGAPGGPRPRTPPSRGAAAAPSPRPPPADPLRQASRLPIRVLKMLSAHGGHLLHPEYLQPLSSTPVSPIELDAKKSPLALLAQTCSQIGKPDPPPSSKLNAVAAAAPAADKEPSARPAALKPPGSGDAPAEDKSSFKPYSKGGGEPRKEGGADKAGFRVPSAACPPFPPHAAASPGGSRGASPQHPDPKGAEEKKEPEGSKPSPEGTGGALGRGVVEPGAHGEPPSGRKSEPPALPPAGHVAPVSPYKPGHSVFPLPPSSIGYHGSIVGAYAGYPSQFVPGLDPTKPGLVGSQLPGALGLPGKPPSSSPLTGASPPSFMQGLCRDPYCLSYHSASHLGSSNCSSCVHDPGSLKSGYPLVYPTHPLHSVHTTLSSSGTPSLPGHPLYTYGFMLQNDPLPHICNWVSASGPCDKRFATSEELLTHLRTHTALPGAEKLLAGYPTSGLGSAASCHLHLPPAAPGSPNTLPASLSLRSPHTLGLNRYHPYGKSHLPTAGALPVPSLPAAGPYYSPYALYGQRLTSASALGYQ; from the exons ATGAGCGGCGCTCCCGGCGGGCCCCGGCCGAGGACCCCGCCGAGCCGCGGAGCCGCGGCCGCCCCGTCgccccggccgccccccgccgACCCGCTGCGCCAGGCCAGCCGGCTGCCCATCCGCGTCCTGAAGATGCTCAGCGCCCACGGCGGCCACCTCCTGCACCCCGAGTACCTCCAGCCGCTCTCCTCCACGCCCGTCAGCCCCATCGAG CTGGACGCCAAGAAGAGCCCGCTGGCGCTGCTGGCCCAGACCTGCTCGCAGATCGGGAAGCCCGACCCGCCGCCCTCCTCCAAGCTGAACGCCGTGGCggccgccgcgcccgccgccgaCAAGGAGCCCTCCGCCCGGCCCGCCGCGCTGAAGCCGCCGGGCAGCGGGGACGCGCCCGCCGAGGACAAGTCGAGCTTCAAGCCCTACTCGAAGGGCGGCGGGGAGCCGCGCAAGGAAGGCGGCGCGGACAAGGCCGGCTTTCGGGTGCCCAGCGCAGCGTGCCCGCCGTTCCCCCCGCACGCCGCCGCCTCGCCCGGCGGCTCCCGCGGGGCCTCGCCGCAGCACCCCGACCCCAAGGGCGCCGAGGAGAAGAAGGAGCCCGAGGGCAGCAAGCCCAGTCCCGAGGGGACGGGCGGGGCGCTGGGGCGCGGGGTGGTGGAGCCCGGGGCGCACGGCGAGCCCCCCTCGGGCCGCAAGTCGGAGCCCCCCGCGCTGCCGCCCGCCGGCCATGTGGCCCCCGTGTCGCCCTACAAGCCGGGCCACTCCGTCTTCCCCCTGCCGCCCTCCAGCATCGGCTACCACGGCTCCATCGTCGGCGCCTACGCCGGCTACCCGTCCCAGTTCGTGCCCGGGCTGGACCCCACCAAGCCGGGGCTGGTGGGCAGCCAGCTGCCGGGGGCGCTGGGGCTGCCGGGCAAACCGCCCAGCTCCAGCCCGCTCACCGGGGCCTCGCCGCCCTCCTTCATGCAGGGATTATGCCGGGACCCGTACTGCCTGAGCTACCACAGCGCCTCGCACCTGGGCTCCAGCAACTGCTCCAGCTGCGTGCACGACCCCGGCAGCCTCAAGAGCGGATACCCTTTGGTGTACCCCACGCACCCCCTGCACTCGGTGCACACCACGCTCTCCTCCAGCggcacccccagcctgcccGGCCACCCCCTCTACACCTACGGCTTCATGCTGCAGAACGACCCCCTGCCCCACATATGCAACTGGGTGTCTGCCAGCGGACCCTGCGACAAGAGGTTTGCCACCTCGGAGGAGCTGCTCACCCACCTACGGACCCACACGGCCCTGCCGGGGGCCGAGAAACTCTTGGCGGGCTACCCTACCTCCGGGCTGGGCTCCGCGGCCTCCTGCCACCTGCAcctcccgcccgccgcccccgggaGCCCCAACACCTTACCGGCCTCGCTCTCCTTGAGGAGCCCACACACTTTGGGACTAAACAGGTACCACCCCTACGGCAAGAGCCACTTGCCCACGGCCGGCGCCCTGCCCGTGCCCTCCTTGCCGGCTGCCGGACCTTACTACTCCCCGTACGCGCTCTACGGCCAAAGACTCACGTCAGCCTCGGCTTTGGGATATCAGTAA